CGACATCGAACTCGCCCACCCCGGCGAGTAGTTCCGACAGTTATCGGCTCCGGCCCGGTGCGGGGGTTTCTGCCCCGCACCGGGCCGGTTCCAGTTCGAGGAGTACATCAGATGGGACTGACCGCGAAGATCCGTACGCGGGACGGGTGGGCCGTGTCGCACGCGGTCGTCACGGTGACCGACATGGCGGGCGGCCAGGTGCTGCGCGCCGAGGCCGACGGGGAAGGAGCCGTCCGGGACGCGACCGCGCTCGCCCCGGGGGCGTACACCGTCATCGTCACGGCCGTCGGGTACGCGCCCGCGGCCTCCAGCGCGATCGTGACGGCGAGCGGGCGCGCGGAGGTGGGGACCGTGACCCTGGCCCGGCAGGGCGGCACGGAACTGCCCCCGCCCGGGCCCTGGACCGTCGACCCGGCACACTCCGCGGTCGGCGCGGTCGCCCAGCACCTGGGCATCTCCAGCGTGCGCGGGCGGTTCACGGAGTTCTCGGCGGCGATCGAGGTCGCCCCGGACGACATCGCCAAGTCCCGCGTGGAGGCGGTGATCCGGGCGGCGTCCATCGACACCGGCAACGCCATGCGCGACACCCACCTGCGCTCGGCGGACTTCCTGGACGTCGAGACGTACCCGGAGATCACCTACCGCTCCAGTGGCCTGACCCCGGCGGGCCCGGACCGCTGGACCGTGCACGGCGAGCTGTCCCTGCACGGTGTCGCCCGCCCCGTCGACCTCGACCTCGCCTACCTGGGCACCGGCTCCGACCCCTGGGGCGGCACCCGGGCCGCCTTCCGGGCCACGGCGGAGCTGCACCGCGAGGACTTCGCGATGAACTACAACCAGGTCGTCCAGGCGGGCATCGCCGCCATCGGCACGACCCTGAAGGTGGAGCTGGACGTGCAGGCGGTGCAGGGCGGCGCGCTGCCCCAGGCATAGGCACGGCAGGGTCAGCCGGAACGGGCACCGCTGCGCCTAGGCTGACTCCATGGCACCGAACATCGCGACGAACACCAAGGTCTCCCTGGACGAGTTGCTGGACTTCGTACGGCCCCGGCACCGCGCGATCCTGCTGACCCGGCGCGCCGACGGCAGCTCCCAGGCCTCGCCGCTGACCTGCGGGGTCGACGACTCGGGGCGGATCGTCGTCTCCACCTACCCCGAGCGGGCCAAGACGCGCAACGCCAAGCGGGACGAGCGGGTCGGCGTCCTCGTGCTCAGCGACGACTGGAACGGGCCGTGGGTCCAGATCGACGGCACCGCCGAGGTGATCGACACGCCCGACTCCGTCGAGCCGCTCGTGGAGTACTACCGCAACATCGCCGGCGAGCACCCGGACTGGGACGAGTACCGCAAGGCCATGCTGAAGCAGGGCAAGTCGATCATCCGGATCACCCCGGAGCGATGGGGCCCGGTCGCAACCGGCGGCTTCCCGGCCCGACTGGTCACCGACCAGTAGGCCCCGAAGTCGGTGGGCCAGGGGGACTGGGGGACTGGGGGACTGGGGGTCAGCCGCGTTTCACCATTGCCTCGATGCCTGCGATCAGTAGGTCCAGGGCGAAGGTGAAGTCGCGGCTCATCATTTCCTCGACCGTGTCGCCGCCGCGGGCCGCCATGAGGGTCTTCGACTCCTCGATGATCTCGGCGGTCTGCGGGGCGCCGGCCGTCGCGGTCATGGCCTGGTGGAAGTACTCGTCCGGGGTCAGACCGGTGTCCGCGACCCGCGCGAAGAAGTGGCCCTCGATCGTGCCGTAGCCGTACACGAACTGGAAGACGGCCGAGATCGCGCCGGTGATGCCGCGCGCGGGCAGGCCGGTGCGGATGACGACCTGCTGGACCGTGCGGGAGAAGACGAGCGAGTTCGGGCCGATGTTGAGGTAGTGCCCGGCCAGCGGGGACAGCCACGGGTGGCGGACCAGCAGCCCGCGGTACTCCGTGGCCAGCGCGCGCAACTGCTCACGCCAGTCCGCGTCCTCGTCCGTCGGGTCGGGCAGCGCCGTCAGCTCGCCGAAGGCGGCGTCCAGGGCGAGTTCGAGCAGGTCGTCCTTGGTGTCGACGTACCAGTACACGGACATCGCCGTCACGTTCAGCTCGGCCGCGAGCCGTCGCATGGAGAACTTGGCGAGCCCCTCCGCGTCCAGGAGCCGCACGGTGGTCTCGGTGATCCGGTCCCGGTCCAGTCCGGAGGGCTGCCCCCCGCCACGACCACGCCGACGCGCCTTGCCCTCCAGCCACACACTGCGATGCGCGGCGCCCTTGGCGGTCTCGGCCATGGCAAGGCACCTTCCTTCCGGTAACTGGGGAAGATGCTAGGCCGAGGCCTGCCGCCATGGCGCGGGGGACCGACCTGACATGCGGCTCCGTCGCGCCGGCGAGCTGTTCGGGGCGGCGCGGCGGAGCCCCCGCCCTCACGAGGCGACCGGCACCGACGGCTCCTCCTTGCGCTCCGCCCGGGTCAGCAGGGCCGCGGCCACCACCCCGCCCAGCAGCACGGCGGCCGCCCCGATCAGAAGGCTGACCTCCAACCCGGAGGAGAACGAGTCGATCACCCGCGCCTTCTCCGCCACCGAGTTCGCCGCCGCCAGCGCCACCGGCAGGGACACCGCCGCGAACCGCGCGTTCAGCACCGCGCCGAGCACGGCGACCCCCAGCCCGGTGCCGAACTCCGCCAGCGTCCCGTTGACGCCCGCGCCCACCCCCGCCTTCGCCGGCGGGATCGAACTCATGATCGCGTACGCCATCGCCGGGCTGGCCACCGACGTCCCCGCGCCGATGAGCAGCAGCCCGATCAGCATCCCGGAGTAGCCGCCGGAGGCGAGCGTGGCGATGGCCGTCAGGCCCCCCGCCACCAGCGCCATCCCCACCAGCACCGACACCGGCCCACCGAGCCTGACCATCACCTTCGCCGACAGTCCGGTGAAGTTGAGGGCCACCACGGTCAGCGCCAGCGGCGCGGTCCGCAGGCCCGCCTCGAGGGGGCCGTAGCCGAGGACGAACTGAAGCTGCTGGGTGAGCAGGAACAGCGCGCCGCCCATCCCGAAGGTGACCAGCACCGCGCCGGCGACCGCGCCCGTGAACCGTCGGTCACGGAAGAACGCCAGGTCGAGCATGGGATACGGGATTCTCGACTCCCAGTACGCGAAGAGTGCGAGGACGACGACCGCCAGCCCCCCGCTCACCAGGACCCGTGACGACGTCCAGCCGTGCGAGGGGCCGGAGATGATCGCGAAGACCAGCGAGGTCATACCGACGGTCGACAGGAACGCGCCGAGCAGGTCGGGACGGTCGCCCTGCGGGTTCTTCGTCTCGGGGACCAGGGCGACGACGGCCACCAGGCCCAGCGCCGCCACCGGCAGGTTGATCAGGAAGATCGCGCCCCACCAGAAGTGGTTGAGCACGAAGCCGCCGATGAGCGGGCCGGTCGCGAAGCCCAGCGAGTTCACCGCGGCCCAGATGCCGATCGCCTTCGGCTGCTCCTCGGTCACGAAGACCTGCATCACCACGGCGAGGGTGGTGGTGAACAGCAGCGCCCCGCCCACACCCATGCCGGCCCGCGCCGCGATCAGCTGGGCGGTGGTGTCCGAGAGGCCGGCCGCCAGCGAACCGACGCCGAACAGCGCCAGGCCCGCGATCAGCATCTTCTTACGGCCGTAGCGGTCGGCGGCGCTACCGGCGGTGAGCAGCAGACCGGACTGCACCAGCGAGTACGCGTTGATCATCCACTGGATGTCGGCGGTGGTCGCGTCCAGCTCCCGGGTGAGCGAGGGGATCGCGACGTTCAGGACGGTGTTGTCGAGCAGCACGGTGAGCTGCGCGAGGCAGATGACACCGAGGATCAGCCAGCGTTGGGGGTGTCCCGGGGAACTGCCCGGGAGGGACGGGGGCGTAGTCATGTTCTACACCGTAGAACTGTCCCCATACGCTGTACAACAGAGTTGTTCGGGACATGAGGAGACATGAGGGGGCCGTGAAGGGGGCCATGAGGAGCGGACGCGAGGAAGGGCGGCGACCGTGGTCACCGCCCTTCCTCATCTGCTCAGGCGCTCAGGCGCTCAGGCGCTCAGGCCCTCACCTGCTCCCGTGCCTCACCTGCGGTACATCAGCTGCTCGCCTTCTGCGTCAGGTCGTAGAAGGTGGCCGAACCGACTGTCACCTTCTTGAAGTTGGCCTCGACCCAGGAGGTGATCTGCGACGACGTGCCGCTGCTGCTGCCGCTCATGCCGCCGCCGGAGCCACTGCTGATGAAGTAGTGGATCTTGCCGTCGGTCACGTACTGCTTGAACTGCGCCAGCGTCGGGGACGGGTCGGTGCCGTTGAAGCCGCCGATCGCCATCACCGCGTCACCCGTGGCGAGTTGGTAGCTCGCGGCGTTCTGGGCGCCGATCGCGGCCGCCGCCCAGGTGTACTTGCCGGAGTCGGCCTCCAGCAGCTTCTTGGCCTCGTCGGTGACCGAGGCGCCGTTGAGCAGACCGCCGACACCGCCACCGCCGCCCATGCCGCCGCCGTCGCCGGTCTGGCCGCCGGGACCGCCCTGCTGGTTCTGGCCCTGGCCCTGCGTGTTGCCGTTGCCGTTCTGGGTGCCGCCGTTGCCGTTCTGCTGGTTCTGGCCGGGCATGCCCCCGCCGGGGAAGCCGCCGGTGCCGCCACCCTGCTGGTTCTGGCCCTGGCCCTGACCCTGGTTCTGCGTGTTGCCGTTGCCGTTCTGGTTCTGGCCACCGCCGAAGCCGCCTCGGCCACCGCCACCGCCGCCGCCACCCGGGCCGCCGCCGCCCATCATGCTCGCGCCGGACGGACCGGCGGTCACGATGGAACCGGTGTGGCCCTCCTGAAGGGTGCTGATGGTGTACGCCGTCGGTCCGGCCAGCGCGGCCACCAGGCCCACGGAGGCCGCCGCGAGGGCGAGCTGACGGTTGATCCGGCCCGCGAAGGTCAGGCCGAGCGCGGCGGCCAGGCCGCCGATCAGCACCAGCCACTTCAGCCAGGGCAGGTAGTCGGAGGTGCGGTTGAGCAGGACGTACGACCAGGACGCCGCCGCGACGACCGAGGCCGCGAGGGTGATCGAGGCCCACAGCTCGGACCGCTTCTCCCACAGCAGACCCGCGCCCATGCCGATCACGGCCGCCATGTAGGGAGCGAGGGCCACCGTGTAGTACTGGTGGAAGATGCCCGCCATGTAGCTGAAGACGACCGTGGTGATCAGCAGCGAGCCGCCCCACACCAGGAACAGACCGCGGGTCGTCGACGTCCGCTTCAGCTTCCGCGTGGCCACCAGACCGCCGACCAACAGGATCAGCGCGGCCGGCAGCAGCCAGGAGATCTGGCCGCCGATCTCGGAGTTGAACATCCGGTCCCAGCCGGTCTCACCCCACTGGCCGGTGCCTCCGCCGCCACCGCCCCCGCCGACGCTGCCGGTCTCCTCGCCGTTCAGGCGGCCGAGACCGTTGTAGCCGAAGGTCAGCTCCAGGAAGGAGTTGTTCTGCGAGCCGCCGATGTACGGGCGGGAGGAGGCCGGCCACAGCTCGACGATCGCCACCCACCAGCCGCCGGACACGATCAGCGCGCCGGTGGCGACGGCCAGCTGGCCGAACCGCTTCTTCAGGCCCACCGGGGCGCACACCGCGTACACGATCGCCAGCGGCGGCAGGATCAGGAAGGCCTGGAGGGTCTTGGCGAGGAACGCGAAGCCGATCGCGACCCCGGCCCACACCAGCCACTTCGTCCGGCCGTCCTCCAGCGCGCGGGCCACCATGTAGCAGGCCACGGCCATCAGCAGGGCCAGCATCGCGTCCGGGTTGTTGAACCGGAACATCAGCGCGGCGACCGGCGTCAGCGCCAGCACGGCGCCCGCGATCAGACCGGCCGCGGCACTGAACCGGCGGCGCACCGAGGCGTACACGACGGCGACCGTGCCGACGCCCATCAGCACCTCGGGGACGAGGATCGCCCACGAGTTCAGGCCGAAGAGCCTGACCGACAGCGCCATCGGCCACAGCGAGGCCGGGGGCTTGTCGACGGTGATGGCGTTGCCCGCGTCCAGCGAGCCGAAGAACAGGGCCTTCCAGCTCTGGCTGCCGGCCTGGACGGCCGCGGAGTAGAAGGAGTTGGCATAGCCGGAGGCACTCAGGTTGTACAGGTAGAGCAGAAGGGTGGCGGCCAGCAGGCCGAGGAAGGCCGGGCGCGCCCAGCGGGGGTCCTCAGGGCGGCCGCGCCACAGTCTGCGATGCCAGGGCTGCTTCGGCTCACCCGACTCGGGGGCCGGGACGGCCGTCTCCCGGGCGTCGGGATCCGTGCCGCCCGGCGCCGCGGTCGGCGGCGGATCCCAGGTCGTCGTCTGATCGAGGTCGGTGGTCATCGGGCGTCCCCCGGGTCGGTGTCATGGGGGCGGCGCACCGGCAGCATCTGCATGGTCGCGTCCCTCCAGCTGCCGTCCGCGGCTTCGCCGGCGCGGAACTGAGTGGTCGTGTTGTGGTCGTGCGGGTGCACGATGTGCCGCTGCGGCAGCGGCGCGGACGGGCCGCCGGTCTGCGGAGCACCGGTCTGCGGAGCACCGGTCGGGTACGTCGGTGAGGAGGCGTGGGGGAAGGAGGCACCGGGGGCCGGGGCGGAGGCGCCGGGGGCGGCCGTCACGCCGTTCGTCGGCTCGTCGCCCTCGCGCCGGTCGGAGAACACCCAGACGCGGAAGAGCAGGAAGCGCAGCACGGTCGCCGCGAGGTTGGCGGCGATGAGCACCGCCAGCTCGGTGGAGTGCGCGGGGCTGGAGGTCGCCGTGTTCAGGGCGAACAGCGAGCCGCTGGTCAGCGCCAGGCCGATGCCGAAGACGACCAGGCCCTGGGCCTGGTGCTTGACGGCCCCGCCGCGGCCGCGCACCCCGAAGGTGAGCCGGCGGTTGGCGGCGGTGTTGGCGACGGCCGACACCAGCAGCGCCAGCGCGTTGGCGACCTGGGATCCGCCGAACTGGCGGAACACGGTGTAGAGCAGCAGATAGAAGAGGGTGGAGAGGCCACCCACGACACAGAAGCCGACAAGCTGGCGGGCCAGGCCCTTGGGTACGTCCATGATGTCGCGGTCGCGGGGGTCGTCGCCGAACGGCCTGGTCAGCCGGTCCAGGGAGAGCGAACCGGTGGCCAGCGCCCGGCCCACGCGCCATACCCCCTTCAGGTCGTCCGTCGCCGTCTTCACGATGTGCACCGTGGAGTTCGGGTCGTCGACCCAGTCGACCGGCACCTCGTGGATACGAAGGCCGGCACGTTCGGCGAGTACCAGCATCTCAGTGTCGAAGAACCAGCCGGTGTCTTCCACCAGGGGGAGCAGAATCTGTGCGACATCACGCCGGATCGCCTTGAACCCGCACTGCGCGTCCGAGAAGCGGGCCTGGAGCGAGCCGCGCAGGATGAGGTTGTAGGCGCGGCTGATGAACTCCCGCTTCGGCCCGCGCACCACGCGGGAGCTACGGGCCAGCCGGGAGCCGATCGCCAGGTCCGAGTGGCCGGAGATCAGCGGCGCCACCAGCGGCAGCAGCGCGTTGAGGTCGGTGGACAGGTCCACGTCCATGTACGCGAGGATCGGGGCGTCCGAGGCCGACCAGACGGTCCGCAGCGCACGGCCGCGGCCCTTCTGCTCGAGCCGGAAGTTCCTGACCTCCGGGATGCGCGCTTCCAGCCGCTGCGCCACCACAGGGGTGGTGTCCGTCGACGCGTTGTCCGCGATCGTGATGCGGAAGGAGTACGGGAACGTACGCGTCAGATGGTCGTGCAGTCTCCGGACGCACGGCTGGAGGTCCTTCTCCTCGTTGTAGACGGGGATCACTACGTCCAGGACAGGCGTACCGGCTGTGGCGGCCGGGAGGTGCTCCCGCGCCGGCAGGGTGCCGGGAGAAGAGTCGGTTCGCATGACATCGACTTTCGTCAGGCGCCCTGTTGCACCCATGTGGTGGCACTGTGCTCGACCTGTGAGTCGAGTTGCCAGTTCGTTTCGGGGGAGGGCTGGGGAACGGCGGGGGCAAGGGCCGGCAAATGCACGGTAAAGACGGTCTGCCCGGGCACGCTGTCCACCGTCACGGCGCCGCCGTGCGCGGTCGCCACGGCCTGCACGATGGCGAGGCCGAGGCCGGTCGAACCGGTGGTACGGGAGCGTGCCGAGTCGCCGCGGGCAAACCGTTCGAACACATGCGGGAGCAGATCGGCCGGGATGCCCTGACCGTTGTCCTGGACGTCCACGCACAGCCACGGCCCGCGGCGCTGCACGCGTGCGGTGACGGTCGTACCGGGCGCGGTGTGCGTCCGGGCGTTGGCGAGGAGGTTGACGAGGACCTGCTGAAGGCGTGCCGCGTCGGCGGAGACTAGCGCGGGCTCGTCGGGAAGTTCGAGTCGCCAGACATGGTCACGTCCGGCGGCGCGGGCGTCACTGATGGTGTCGATGACCAGAGGAACCAGGTCGGTCTGCTCGAACTGCAAGGGGCGGCCCGCGTCGAGCCGGGCGAGCAGGAGCAGGTCCTCGACGAGGAAGGTCATCCGGCCGGCCTCGGACTCGATACGCCCGAGGGCGTGCCGGGTGTCGGGCCCGACCTCTTCCCGGCCTCGCCGGGTCAGCTCGGCGTATCCCCTGATGGAGGCGAGCGGCGTACGGAGTTCGTGACTGGCGTCCGCGACGAACTGGCGGACCCGCATCTCGCTCTCCTGGCGGGCGTGCAGGGCGCCGTGGACGTGGTTCAGCATCCGGTTGAGCGCGGCCCCGACCTGCCCGACCTCGGTATGCGGGTCGGTCTCGGCCTCGGGCACCCGCTCGCTGAGGTTGACCTCGCCGGTGTGCAGGGGGAGCTCGGAGACCCGGGTGGCGGTGGCGGCGACCCTGCGGAGGGGGCGGGTGGCCACTCCGACCATGACGTAACCGGCGATGCCGGCGGCCACGAGACCTGCGGCGGTGACGCTCAGTTCGACGAGGATGAGGGTGGTGATGGTGCTGTCGGTGTCCTGGGTCGGGATGGCGACGTAGTAGGAGCCCTTGTCTCCGGAGACGTACTGGACGAGGTAGTCGCCCAGCCCGGGGAGCTCGATGCTGTGCGACGAGCGGTCCTGGGCGACGGTGCCGAGGGCGGCCTCCTGGGCCTCACTCAGGTCCTTGTCCACCATGGGGTTGATGTCGGTGCTGGTGGAGTCCTTCTTGCCGACCTTGGAGTCGGAGATGCTCCCGTTCACGACCTTCGCGATCACCGTGCCCTGCGGCTGGGGGCCGCGCGTCACGAACTCTTTGAGGTCGACGGTGCCGGAGGTCCCGGTGGTGTTCTGCCCGGGCTGACTCTCCTTGATCCCGCCCGGCGGCCCGCCCATCCCGGCCGCGCGGCTCGACACGTCCTTCAGCTTGTCCCCGAGCTGGTCGTACAGATGAGACCGCAGCGCCAGGGTCGTCACCGTGCCGATCACCGCACAGACGACGGCGATCAACACCACGGACGCGACGACGAGCCGCGTCCGCAGGGTGCGCGGCTGTCCCGCTCGTCTCTTCTGCGCACGCGGTCGCCGTCGCCCGCTCATGACACAGCGGGCTTGATCAGGTACCCGGCGCCGCGCCGGGTGTGGATCATCGGTTCGCGTCCCGCGTCGATCTTCCGCCGCAGGTAGGAGATGTACAGCTCGACGACGTTGGCCTGGCCGCCGAAGTCGTACGACCAGACGCGGTCGAGTATCTGGGCCTTGCTGAGCACGCGCCGCGGGTTGCGCATCAGGAAGCGCAGCAGCTCGAACTCGGTGGCGGTCAGGTGGATGTTGTCCCCGGCCCGCGACACCTCGTGACTGTCCTCGTCGAGGGTGAGGTCCCCGACGACGAGCACCGAGTCGGAGCGCCGGTCGGCGGCACCGGAGCGCCGGATGAGCCCACGCAGCCGCGCCACGACCTCTTCGAGGCTGAACGGCTTGGTGACGTAGTCGTCGCCGCCCGCGGTGAGGCCGGCGATACGGTCCTCGACCGCGTCCTTGGCGGTCAGGAACAGCACCGGCACCTCGGGCAGTTCACGACGCAGCCGGCCCAGGACGGTCAGCCCGTCCATGTCGGGCAGCATCATGTCCAGGACGACGGCGTCGGGGCGGAACTCCCGCGCGGTCTGGATGGCACCCGTGCCGTCTCCCGCACTCCGGATCTGCCATCCCTCATAGCGCAGGGCCATGGACAGCAGTTCGGTGATCGACAGCTCGTCGTCCACCACAAGCACTCGGACGGGGCTCCCGTCCGGCCTCAGCAGTTCGGTGCGCCCCTGGGGCGAGGTCGTGGTCATGGTGAACACCTTGGCCGGGTCCCCTGAGAGCACTCTTTCACTAATCTGTGATTTCCCTGAGAAACGCACAGGCGCCTCTCAGGCAACACCTGGGAACCCTTTGCTCCGCATCGACTCCGAGGGGCGGTATGCCCGGTACGGCATGCTGTGCGGCCCTCAGGACACGTGCTCCGTGAGAATCACCTGGGGGTCCGCTCGAACCCGTGGCTGTGTTCCACCTTGGCGATGTGCAGGCTGTACCGCTCGTACCAGTGTGCCCGTCCGTACTCCTTGGCCGCCCGGTGCTCGGTGTGCGTACGCCACTGCTCGATGCCGTCGAGATCGCGGAAGTACGCGACGGTGATCGCGAGTCCGCCGGGGGTGCGGGCCGAGTCCTCCCCCAGGAACCCCGGGACGTCCTTCACCAGTTCGCCCATCCGCTCGGCGGTCTCGCCGTATCCGGCGTCCCCCTCGGTACGCAGGGAGGTGAAGACCACGGCGTAGTAAGGAGGTTGAAATGCTGCAACAGGTGCTACGCGCTGTTCGCTCATGTCACCCACGATCGGCCGGGCACCCCGCTCAGGTCCAGCCTCCTTGCCGAAAGGGATCCCACCGGGATCCAACTCTTTACCCGGCTCGGCGCCCGCCCGCGCGCCCGCCCCTCAGAACAGCCCGTCCTGACGATGGTCCGCCCCGACCTCGAAGTGCCGTACGGGAAAGGCTGGTTCACCGCCCGCTACCGGTACCAACTGCCACCCCCGCATCAAGCGCGTGTCGAGCACGACCACCCCGCCCGGGGTGGCGAGATGCAGATCGGGCCCGGCGGCCGCCACGAGCTCCCCGCTCACGGCTCCCCCGGGGACGAGCTGACCCACCTCCCCGAGCGCGGCCGGCGCTCCGGCCAGCCCGAACGCCCGCACGTGATCGACCGGCCGGAAGGGCGCACGCTCCAACGACTCGGGCCAGCCGCCCAGTTCCACGGCCCGCGCGTACACCTCGCTCATCTCCTCGGCCCGTTCCCCCTCCGCTTGCGGCAGCGCGGCCCGCACCGCACGCTTCTCGGCGTACGGAATCCGGTCCGGCACCCGCAGAGCGGCCCG
The sequence above is a segment of the Streptomyces asoensis genome. Coding sequences within it:
- a CDS encoding YceI family protein — its product is MGLTAKIRTRDGWAVSHAVVTVTDMAGGQVLRAEADGEGAVRDATALAPGAYTVIVTAVGYAPAASSAIVTASGRAEVGTVTLARQGGTELPPPGPWTVDPAHSAVGAVAQHLGISSVRGRFTEFSAAIEVAPDDIAKSRVEAVIRAASIDTGNAMRDTHLRSADFLDVETYPEITYRSSGLTPAGPDRWTVHGELSLHGVARPVDLDLAYLGTGSDPWGGTRAAFRATAELHREDFAMNYNQVVQAGIAAIGTTLKVELDVQAVQGGALPQA
- a CDS encoding PPOX class F420-dependent oxidoreductase; translated protein: MAPNIATNTKVSLDELLDFVRPRHRAILLTRRADGSSQASPLTCGVDDSGRIVVSTYPERAKTRNAKRDERVGVLVLSDDWNGPWVQIDGTAEVIDTPDSVEPLVEYYRNIAGEHPDWDEYRKAMLKQGKSIIRITPERWGPVATGGFPARLVTDQ
- a CDS encoding TetR/AcrR family transcriptional regulator; this translates as MAETAKGAAHRSVWLEGKARRRGRGGGQPSGLDRDRITETTVRLLDAEGLAKFSMRRLAAELNVTAMSVYWYVDTKDDLLELALDAAFGELTALPDPTDEDADWREQLRALATEYRGLLVRHPWLSPLAGHYLNIGPNSLVFSRTVQQVVIRTGLPARGITGAISAVFQFVYGYGTIEGHFFARVADTGLTPDEYFHQAMTATAGAPQTAEIIEESKTLMAARGGDTVEEMMSRDFTFALDLLIAGIEAMVKRG
- a CDS encoding MFS transporter; amino-acid sequence: MTTPPSLPGSSPGHPQRWLILGVICLAQLTVLLDNTVLNVAIPSLTRELDATTADIQWMINAYSLVQSGLLLTAGSAADRYGRKKMLIAGLALFGVGSLAAGLSDTTAQLIAARAGMGVGGALLFTTTLAVVMQVFVTEEQPKAIGIWAAVNSLGFATGPLIGGFVLNHFWWGAIFLINLPVAALGLVAVVALVPETKNPQGDRPDLLGAFLSTVGMTSLVFAIISGPSHGWTSSRVLVSGGLAVVVLALFAYWESRIPYPMLDLAFFRDRRFTGAVAGAVLVTFGMGGALFLLTQQLQFVLGYGPLEAGLRTAPLALTVVALNFTGLSAKVMVRLGGPVSVLVGMALVAGGLTAIATLASGGYSGMLIGLLLIGAGTSVASPAMAYAIMSSIPPAKAGVGAGVNGTLAEFGTGLGVAVLGAVLNARFAAVSLPVALAAANSVAEKARVIDSFSSGLEVSLLIGAAAVLLGGVVAAALLTRAERKEEPSVPVAS
- a CDS encoding glycosyltransferase family 39 protein, with product MTTDLDQTTTWDPPPTAAPGGTDPDARETAVPAPESGEPKQPWHRRLWRGRPEDPRWARPAFLGLLAATLLLYLYNLSASGYANSFYSAAVQAGSQSWKALFFGSLDAGNAITVDKPPASLWPMALSVRLFGLNSWAILVPEVLMGVGTVAVVYASVRRRFSAAAGLIAGAVLALTPVAALMFRFNNPDAMLALLMAVACYMVARALEDGRTKWLVWAGVAIGFAFLAKTLQAFLILPPLAIVYAVCAPVGLKKRFGQLAVATGALIVSGGWWVAIVELWPASSRPYIGGSQNNSFLELTFGYNGLGRLNGEETGSVGGGGGGGGTGQWGETGWDRMFNSEIGGQISWLLPAALILLVGGLVATRKLKRTSTTRGLFLVWGGSLLITTVVFSYMAGIFHQYYTVALAPYMAAVIGMGAGLLWEKRSELWASITLAASVVAAASWSYVLLNRTSDYLPWLKWLVLIGGLAAALGLTFAGRINRQLALAAASVGLVAALAGPTAYTISTLQEGHTGSIVTAGPSGASMMGGGGPGGGGGGGGRGGFGGGQNQNGNGNTQNQGQGQGQNQQGGGTGGFPGGGMPGQNQQNGNGGTQNGNGNTQGQGQNQQGGPGGQTGDGGGMGGGGGVGGLLNGASVTDEAKKLLEADSGKYTWAAAAIGAQNAASYQLATGDAVMAIGGFNGTDPSPTLAQFKQYVTDGKIHYFISSGSGGGMSGSSSGTSSQITSWVEANFKKVTVGSATFYDLTQKASS
- a CDS encoding bifunctional glycosyltransferase family 2/GtrA family protein, yielding MRTDSSPGTLPAREHLPAATAGTPVLDVVIPVYNEEKDLQPCVRRLHDHLTRTFPYSFRITIADNASTDTTPVVAQRLEARIPEVRNFRLEQKGRGRALRTVWSASDAPILAYMDVDLSTDLNALLPLVAPLISGHSDLAIGSRLARSSRVVRGPKREFISRAYNLILRGSLQARFSDAQCGFKAIRRDVAQILLPLVEDTGWFFDTEMLVLAERAGLRIHEVPVDWVDDPNSTVHIVKTATDDLKGVWRVGRALATGSLSLDRLTRPFGDDPRDRDIMDVPKGLARQLVGFCVVGGLSTLFYLLLYTVFRQFGGSQVANALALLVSAVANTAANRRLTFGVRGRGGAVKHQAQGLVVFGIGLALTSGSLFALNTATSSPAHSTELAVLIAANLAATVLRFLLFRVWVFSDRREGDEPTNGVTAAPGASAPAPGASFPHASSPTYPTGAPQTGAPQTGGPSAPLPQRHIVHPHDHNTTTQFRAGEAADGSWRDATMQMLPVRRPHDTDPGDAR
- a CDS encoding sensor histidine kinase, whose protein sequence is MSGRRRPRAQKRRAGQPRTLRTRLVVASVVLIAVVCAVIGTVTTLALRSHLYDQLGDKLKDVSSRAAGMGGPPGGIKESQPGQNTTGTSGTVDLKEFVTRGPQPQGTVIAKVVNGSISDSKVGKKDSTSTDINPMVDKDLSEAQEAALGTVAQDRSSHSIELPGLGDYLVQYVSGDKGSYYVAIPTQDTDSTITTLILVELSVTAAGLVAAGIAGYVMVGVATRPLRRVAATATRVSELPLHTGEVNLSERVPEAETDPHTEVGQVGAALNRMLNHVHGALHARQESEMRVRQFVADASHELRTPLASIRGYAELTRRGREEVGPDTRHALGRIESEAGRMTFLVEDLLLLARLDAGRPLQFEQTDLVPLVIDTISDARAAGRDHVWRLELPDEPALVSADAARLQQVLVNLLANARTHTAPGTTVTARVQRRGPWLCVDVQDNGQGIPADLLPHVFERFARGDSARSRTTGSTGLGLAIVQAVATAHGGAVTVDSVPGQTVFTVHLPALAPAVPQPSPETNWQLDSQVEHSATTWVQQGA
- a CDS encoding response regulator transcription factor translates to MTTTSPQGRTELLRPDGSPVRVLVVDDELSITELLSMALRYEGWQIRSAGDGTGAIQTAREFRPDAVVLDMMLPDMDGLTVLGRLRRELPEVPVLFLTAKDAVEDRIAGLTAGGDDYVTKPFSLEEVVARLRGLIRRSGAADRRSDSVLVVGDLTLDEDSHEVSRAGDNIHLTATEFELLRFLMRNPRRVLSKAQILDRVWSYDFGGQANVVELYISYLRRKIDAGREPMIHTRRGAGYLIKPAVS
- a CDS encoding antibiotic biosynthesis monooxygenase family protein, which translates into the protein MSEQRVAPVAAFQPPYYAVVFTSLRTEGDAGYGETAERMGELVKDVPGFLGEDSARTPGGLAITVAYFRDLDGIEQWRTHTEHRAAKEYGRAHWYERYSLHIAKVEHSHGFERTPR
- a CDS encoding DUF2797 domain-containing protein yields the protein MAQAWKCAGLRWSAEGPELMWDGGRRSPLSWGKRVSFGVVEGGVRECAGARGHACPRRVVVPGRSAGGRCEECARLDRAHSVAADRVADDPRPYRVYLAWFGPGLVKVGITAVERGSVRLLEQGAVCFSWLGSGPLMAARRTEELLRAALRVPDRIPYAEKRAVRAALPQAEGERAEEMSEVYARAVELGGWPESLERAPFRPVDHVRAFGLAGAPAALGEVGQLVPGGAVSGELVAAAGPDLHLATPGGVVVLDTRLMRGWQLVPVAGGEPAFPVRHFEVGADHRQDGLF